From Oryza brachyantha chromosome 9, ObraRS2, whole genome shotgun sequence, a single genomic window includes:
- the LOC102699620 gene encoding dormancy-associated protein homolog 3-like — protein MGLLDQLWDDTVAGPRPDSGLGKLRKYASFSPSSSSAMASPSPASAAAAADVPAVTRSITILRPTALSVTSPRSESSSSTPSSPASVPDSPFGSATTPKGEAWKKMRRRAARMADGVDAGGQPRSPTVYDWVVISSLDR, from the exons ATGGGGCTCCTTGACCAGCTCTGGGACGACACGGTGGCCGGGCCGCGGCCGGACTCCGGCCTCGGCAAGCTCCGCAAGTACGCCTCCTTctccccgtcctcctcctcggcgatgGCGTCGCCTTCAcccgcctcggcggcggcggcggccgacgtgCCGGCCGTGACGCGCAGCATCACCATCCTCCGCCCGACGGCGCTGTCCGTCACGTCGCCGCGCAGCGAGTCGAGCTCCTCCACGCCGTCGTCCCCGGCCAGCGTCCCGGACTCCCCCTTCGGCTCCG CGACAACGCCGAAGGGGGAGGCCTGGAAGAAGATGCGCCGGAGAGCAGCGAGGATGGCCGACGGCGTGGACGCCGGCGGCCAGCCCAGAAGCCCCACCGTCTACGACTG GGTGGTGATCAGTTCACTCGACAGGTGA